One genomic region from Capra hircus breed San Clemente chromosome 18, ASM170441v1, whole genome shotgun sequence encodes:
- the LOC102184990 gene encoding sialic acid-binding Ig-like lectin 5 isoform X2 has translation MRLLLLLLLLPVLLGAPIAQRLELRQHVTVQEGLCVFVPCRFSHPWVSFGKFYMFWFREGADTKRDPPVATNKPEQKLHEGTQGRFSIPGEPQARNCSLSITDVNAGDSGTYFFQVETHFRTLPYLNKMLFLNVTALTHQPHVLSPGALEPGRPGNLTCSVPWACERATPPIFSWTSAAPSSLGPRTPFSSVLTLTPRPQDHGTRLTCQVKFPTSGVMVERTILLNVTYAPQHVAISIFQGNRTALKILQNTSFLPVQEGQALQLLCVADSNPPAQLSWFRGSPALEATPISSTGVLELPCVGAAEEGEFTCRAQNPLGSQNISLSLFVVSPPQLLGPSCSQEDEGLRCSCSSRAWPAPSLRWRLGEGLLEENFSNASLEVSSSSARPWANSSLSLREGLSSGLSLSCEALNVHGDRSGSVLLLPGKPQPRAGKVLGAVGGASVTVLLSLCLYLIFRKEGMVCLPHDPN, from the exons atgcggctgctgctgctgctgctgctgctgccagtaCTGTTGGGAG CACCCATAGCTCAGCGCCTGGAACTGCGGCAGCATGTGACAGTGCAGGAGGGCCTGTGTGTCTTCGTACCCTGCAGATTTTCCCACCCCTGGGTTTCCTTTGGAAAGTTCTACATGTTTTGGTTCCGGGAAGGGGCAGATACAAAACGCGATCCCCCGGTGGCCACGAACAAGCCAGAACAGAAGCTGCATGAGGGGACCCAGGGGCGATTCTCCATCCCAGGGGAGCCCCAGGCCAGAAACTGCAGCCTGAGCATCACGGATGTCAACGCAGGGGACAGCGGGACATACTTCTTTCAAGTCGAGACACACTTCAGGACACTCCCATATCTAAACAAGATGCTCTTTCTGAACGTGACAG CCCTCACCCACCAGCCCCACGTCCTCAGCCCGGGGGCCCTGGAGCCCGGCCGCCCGGGGAACCTGACCTGCTCTGTGCCCTGGGCCTGTGAGCGGGCCACGCCCCCCATCTTCTCCTGGACGTCAGCTGCCCCCAGCTCCCTGGGCCCCAGGACCCCCTTCTCGTCGGTGCTCACCCTCACCCCACGGCCCCAGGACCACGGCACCAGGCTCACCTGTCAGGTGAAGTTCCCCACAAGTGGGGTGATGGTGGAGCGGACCATCCTGCTCAATGTCACCT atgctccacagcacgtggccATCAGCATCTTTCAAGGAAACAGGACAG CCCTCAAGATTCTGCAGAACACCTCGTTCCTTCCCGTCCAGGAGGGCCAGGCGCTGCAGCTGCTCTGTGTTGCTGACAGCAACCCCCCTGCACAGCTGAGCTGGTTCCGGGGGTCTCCCGCCCTGGAGGCCACCCCCATCTCGAGCACCGGGGTCCTGGAGCTGCCTTGTGTAGGGGCAGCAGAAGAAGGAGAGTTCACCTGCCGGGCTCAGAACCCACTGGGCTCCCAAAATATCTCCCTGAGCCTCTTCGTGGTCT CACCCCCGCAGCTGCTGGGCCCCTCCTGCTCCCAGGAGGACGAGGGTCTGCGCTGCAGCTGCTCCTCCCGAGCCTGGCCGGCCCCCTCCCTGCGCTGGCGGCTGGGCGAGGGGCTGCTGGAGGAGAACTTCAGTAACGCCTCCCTCGAGGTCAGCTCCAGCTCCGCCAGGCCCTGGGCCAACAGCTCCCTGAGCCTCCGCGAGGGGCTCAGCTCTGGCCTGAGCCTCAGCTGTGAGGCCCTGAACGTCCACGGGGACCGGAGCGGGTCTGTCCTGCTGCTGCCAG GTAAACCACAGCCCAGGGCTGGCAAGGTCCTGGGAGCAGTTGGGGGAGCTAGCGTCACAGTCCTGCTTTCTCTCTGCCTGTATCTCATCTTCAG GAAGGAGGGGATGGTCTGCCTACCCCATGACCCAAATTAG